The following are encoded together in the Proteiniphilum saccharofermentans genome:
- a CDS encoding tetratricopeptide repeat protein yields MTLYCGVEMVSGQEIVGDTVPNPANTAVELSAPASQDMPEAAAQAYRSQNYKESIALYEELIAQGMADDKVSAQLYYNLGNAYFRDNQLGKAILCYERALLLDPGDGDIRHNLRFAQNRTVDRIDTAANLFLTNWFRGIRNVFSSNQWAITGIILFILFLACVAVYLFIRLLWARKTAFYTGIVILLLMIGANIFAFSQKSERTRKDSAIVMVGAAAVNASPDTNSNQLFELHEGTKVKIRNRDGNWFEIQISDGSIGWIRQQDVDVI; encoded by the coding sequence TTGACCCTATATTGTGGCGTGGAGATGGTGTCGGGACAAGAGATAGTCGGCGATACGGTCCCGAATCCGGCCAATACAGCAGTAGAACTATCTGCACCGGCATCTCAAGATATGCCGGAGGCTGCCGCCCAGGCATATCGCAGCCAGAACTATAAAGAGAGTATAGCGCTTTATGAAGAACTTATTGCGCAGGGAATGGCTGACGACAAAGTATCAGCACAACTCTATTACAATCTGGGTAATGCCTACTTTCGGGATAACCAACTGGGAAAAGCAATCCTCTGTTACGAAAGGGCATTGCTCCTTGATCCGGGTGATGGTGATATCCGGCATAATCTCCGGTTTGCACAGAATCGTACCGTAGACCGTATCGACACAGCAGCCAATCTCTTTCTTACCAACTGGTTCAGAGGTATAAGGAATGTGTTCAGTTCCAACCAGTGGGCTATCACAGGTATTATACTCTTTATCCTGTTCCTGGCTTGTGTGGCTGTTTATCTTTTCATACGCCTGCTCTGGGCAAGGAAGACTGCTTTTTATACAGGTATCGTAATTCTTCTATTGATGATTGGGGCAAATATTTTTGCATTTAGCCAAAAAAGTGAGCGTACACGCAAGGACTCCGCCATCGTAATGGTAGGGGCTGCTGCAGTCAATGCTTCGCCCGACACCAATAGTAATCAACTTTTTGAATTGCATGAAGGCACGAAAGTAAAAATCAGAAATAGGGATGGCAATTGGTTTGAAATTCAGATTTCCGACGGCAGCATAGGTTGGATTCGCCAACAGGATGTGGACGTAATATAG
- a CDS encoding phosphatase PAP2 family protein has translation MKDFIEGLLPAERDLFFAMNGSDSLFLDNVMWTISGRFIWIPVFLFIPFIFFYRARRNEAILVSLFLILVFVATDQISSSFFKPFFERFRPTHHPDFRDMVDIMNGYRGGRYGFISGHATNSFGLAVFLSLVFRNPLVTFSTLLWATINSYTRIYLGVHFISDILAGMIVGTFVALLLYAIYAALRKAIIHPPLSRRVSAYGKKEGTTLAAFVILYLAIITIFSPFLATLPH, from the coding sequence ATGAAAGATTTTATAGAAGGGCTACTTCCCGCGGAACGCGATCTCTTTTTTGCCATGAATGGCAGCGATTCGCTGTTTCTGGATAATGTGATGTGGACAATCAGTGGCCGGTTCATCTGGATTCCGGTATTCCTTTTCATCCCCTTCATCTTTTTTTACCGTGCACGCCGTAACGAAGCGATTTTAGTCTCCCTCTTCCTCATCCTTGTATTTGTTGCCACAGACCAGATCTCATCCTCCTTTTTCAAACCCTTCTTTGAACGCTTTCGGCCTACCCATCATCCCGACTTCAGGGATATGGTAGACATTATGAACGGCTACAGGGGCGGCAGATATGGCTTTATTTCAGGACATGCTACCAACAGTTTTGGATTGGCCGTGTTTCTTTCGTTAGTGTTCCGGAACCCTTTAGTGACATTCAGCACACTGCTATGGGCTACAATTAACAGTTATACCCGTATCTACCTGGGTGTACATTTTATTTCGGATATCCTGGCCGGAATGATTGTAGGGACGTTTGTCGCCTTACTCTTATATGCGATCTATGCAGCGTTGAGAAAAGCCATTATCCACCCGCCACTATCCCGGAGGGTGAGTGCTTACGGTAAGAAAGAGGGTACAACACTAGCCGCTTTCGTCATCTTATATCTGGCCATTATTACTATTTTTAGTCCTTTTTTAGCAACTTTACCCCATTGA
- a CDS encoding DNA-binding protein: MARTITFNELRELKDKLPDGSIHRIAEELDMKPETVRNYFGGYNYKEGRSVGIHIEPGPNGGIVVLDDTTIFDKALSILGLKDYPEPDSVETEEVE; encoded by the coding sequence ATGGCAAGAACAATCACTTTTAACGAGTTAAGAGAACTGAAAGACAAACTGCCTGACGGTAGTATCCACCGGATAGCCGAGGAATTGGATATGAAACCCGAAACCGTGAGGAATTATTTTGGTGGATACAACTACAAGGAAGGCAGAAGTGTGGGAATACATATTGAACCAGGGCCCAATGGCGGCATTGTGGTGCTTGATGATACTACCATCTTTGACAAGGCACTGAGCATTCTCGGCCTTAAGGATTATCCCGAACCCGACTCGGTAGAAACAGAAGAGGTAGAATAA
- a CDS encoding universal stress protein, giving the protein MGKDKKDSSSYDEKLVTVAIHTYDKAHILKSILESEGIPAVIHGIKLIDPVIPGNVRVRINESDLPRALQIIEDVDFSSGMESENQKKTKKEILIPVDFSDYSLVACEFGFRLARDMDCKVKLLHAFFTPFYPASVPFGDTFTLQTTDKDLFQDVRNRTEREMQNLVEKIENRIASGAIPQISYSTALVEGLPEEEIITYSKKIRPTAIVMGTRGKNAKELDLIGSVTAEVMEGCRTPVFAIPEGAKIRSISEMKTIVFLTNFQEREFKAFDIMMKFLKPYPVKVYLAHIAKKEDVWNEIKLSGVQKRFSDLYPHLQIEYKLIDQNEGLEVTLDKFAETNNVDMISLSSSRRNIFARIFNPGIARRMIFHSDTPLLVIKGM; this is encoded by the coding sequence ATGGGAAAGGATAAAAAAGACAGCAGTTCATACGACGAAAAGCTGGTTACCGTTGCCATCCATACGTATGATAAAGCGCATATATTAAAATCAATCCTTGAGTCAGAAGGAATTCCGGCGGTCATTCACGGTATAAAATTGATCGATCCGGTAATCCCTGGCAATGTGCGGGTACGGATCAATGAGAGCGACCTCCCCAGAGCACTACAAATTATTGAAGATGTCGATTTCTCATCGGGTATGGAAAGTGAGAATCAGAAAAAAACAAAGAAGGAGATTCTCATTCCAGTGGATTTTTCCGATTATTCGCTGGTTGCATGTGAATTCGGGTTTCGGCTGGCACGTGATATGGATTGTAAAGTAAAATTACTTCACGCATTCTTTACTCCCTTTTATCCTGCATCAGTTCCTTTTGGAGATACTTTCACCCTACAGACAACCGACAAAGATCTGTTTCAGGATGTTAGAAACAGGACAGAGAGAGAGATGCAGAATCTGGTAGAGAAGATTGAAAACAGGATTGCTTCCGGTGCCATACCCCAGATATCCTACAGTACTGCCCTGGTGGAAGGACTACCTGAAGAGGAGATCATCACTTATTCCAAAAAGATACGTCCGACTGCCATAGTAATGGGTACCAGAGGAAAAAATGCCAAGGAACTGGATCTTATCGGCAGCGTGACTGCAGAAGTGATGGAGGGCTGCAGGACACCTGTTTTTGCAATTCCTGAAGGAGCTAAGATAAGAAGTATTTCAGAAATGAAAACCATTGTCTTTCTTACCAACTTCCAGGAACGTGAGTTCAAGGCGTTCGATATCATGATGAAATTTTTGAAACCCTATCCGGTAAAAGTCTATCTGGCACATATTGCCAAGAAGGAGGATGTGTGGAACGAAATCAAGTTATCGGGAGTACAAAAGCGTTTTTCCGACCTTTATCCACATTTGCAGATCGAATATAAACTGATCGACCAGAATGAGGGACTGGAGGTAACACTCGATAAATTCGCGGAGACAAATAATGTTGATATGATATCCCTATCGAGTTCACGCCGCAATATCTTTGCAAGGATATTCAACCCCGGAATCGCGAGGAGAATGATATTCCATTCCGATACACCACTACTGGTGATCAAGGGGATGTAA
- a CDS encoding OmpH family outer membrane protein: MLKKLLILFIALAPLAAMAQEVKIATVNVQEIFAAMPELSGIETQLSGKQEEIRKNLQALEDEFSKKQEEFEKNPAASDAGKQDQQKQITQLYERYQTYMQNGQQELQQLQQKLLEPVNKKIFDAIKAVGDENKYSFVYDISAMQSPIVYFTPSAVDVTAQVKTKLGI; encoded by the coding sequence ATGTTAAAGAAATTATTGATTTTGTTTATTGCTTTGGCTCCTTTGGCGGCCATGGCACAAGAAGTGAAAATCGCCACCGTGAATGTACAGGAGATTTTTGCTGCTATGCCCGAACTCTCCGGTATTGAGACCCAACTTTCCGGCAAACAGGAAGAGATTAGAAAAAACCTCCAGGCGTTAGAAGATGAATTCTCAAAGAAACAGGAAGAGTTTGAGAAAAATCCGGCTGCATCAGATGCAGGAAAGCAAGACCAGCAAAAGCAAATAACCCAGTTGTATGAGAGATATCAGACTTATATGCAGAATGGCCAACAGGAATTGCAGCAACTACAGCAGAAACTGCTCGAACCCGTAAATAAAAAGATATTTGATGCTATCAAGGCAGTAGGAGATGAGAACAAATATTCGTTCGTTTACGACATCTCTGCCATGCAATCTCCCATCGTTTATTTTACCCCTTCGGCTGTGGATGTTACGGCACAGGTAAAAACGAAATTGGGTATCTGA
- a CDS encoding OmpH family outer membrane protein, whose amino-acid sequence MKKIFFLIGIFMALAVGNTYAQKYALIDMEYILKRIPSYESANKQLESFSTQWQSEIDKEVETVDAMYKKYQADLATLRGNEKTKRENEIVAKENAIQELRNKYFGPQGELFKKQEELIKPIQDDIYEAVKAVSTESGYTIVVDRASATSIIFASPSIDISDQVLSRLGY is encoded by the coding sequence ATGAAGAAAATATTTTTTTTAATAGGAATATTTATGGCGTTAGCAGTGGGGAACACTTATGCCCAGAAGTATGCACTGATCGATATGGAGTATATTCTGAAGAGAATTCCTTCTTATGAAAGTGCAAACAAGCAGCTTGAGTCTTTCTCAACGCAGTGGCAGAGTGAGATAGATAAAGAGGTGGAGACTGTCGATGCCATGTATAAGAAATACCAAGCTGATTTAGCAACCCTGCGCGGAAATGAAAAAACGAAACGGGAAAACGAAATTGTGGCAAAAGAAAATGCTATTCAGGAACTCAGAAATAAATATTTCGGGCCACAGGGTGAGTTATTCAAAAAACAGGAAGAGCTTATCAAGCCTATACAGGATGATATCTATGAGGCTGTGAAAGCAGTTTCTACAGAATCGGGATATACTATCGTAGTGGACAGGGCTTCAGCTACATCGATCATTTTTGCTTCCCCCAGTATCGATATCAGTGATCAGGTACTCTCAAGGTTAGGTTATTAA
- a CDS encoding BamA/OMP85 family outer membrane protein, with translation MLKRISYLLLLFIMLSQFVSMAQTNDTIPSSTPDVPPVNYTAAPKKYYIADIDVTGVEGTMYEEQKFTLVGFSGLSKGQQIQIPGDELSNVVKKFWRHGLFSDIKILQTKVEGDSVWLELRLTDRPRVSDIRYIGMKKNEQDDIEKKLGVVKGNQITPPQISRAEVIIKNFFSEKGFGDAEVRIMQRPDPTQKNQVVLEIEVDKKEKLKVNSINITGNEALSDRKLKWAMKKTNEKGKLINLFRTKKFVEDLYKEDKNNLIGKYHEEGYRDAEIIRDSVYKHDEKTVNIDIELEEGPLYHIRSINWVGNTHYPSSQLEQLLNMSPGDIYNQKKLQERLNSDEDAAVNLYQNNGYLFSRIDPIEINIENDSVDLELRVIEGPKAIIKRVIIQGNDRLYEDIIRRELRTKPGAVFSKEDLLRSVREIAQTGHFDPEALSADISGGINPNIEDGTVDITYPLTSKGNDQIEFSAGWGVTGLVGKLSLRLNNFSLQNLLNPSMHRGIIPQGEGQTLVLSAQTNGQYYQSYQFQFIEPWFGGKRPNHLSFNVYYSRMTGLNERYYSQNMYSNPYMYGYPYGGYGGYGGYGYGGYGGGYYQDAMEYSYDPNQVFNMVGASLGYGKRLEWPDDYFQFMAELGYQLYALKNWRYNYFPFQTGNSNSITLGLTLSRTSTDSPIYTRVGSQFTLNVSATPPFSLWDGNDYTKMSDSDPVKYRWNEYHKWKLKVRTFTPLTPLTVKRTPVMATRVEFGILGHYNKNKQTPFETFDVGGDGMTGYTTTFATENIALRGYENNSIAQQARAYTRLGLELRYPFILEPNSTIYGIAFLEAGNAWWQVKDINPFDLKRSAGVGARIFLPMIGLMGIDWAYGFDTVYGRGSRERGGSQFHFIIGQEF, from the coding sequence ATGTTGAAGAGAATATCTTATTTACTTCTGTTATTTATCATGTTGTCGCAGTTTGTGTCAATGGCACAAACCAATGACACCATCCCTTCGTCTACCCCGGACGTACCTCCCGTGAACTATACGGCTGCCCCCAAGAAATACTATATAGCCGATATCGATGTGACGGGTGTGGAAGGAACCATGTATGAGGAGCAGAAGTTTACCCTCGTAGGATTTTCCGGGTTGTCCAAAGGGCAGCAGATCCAAATCCCAGGTGATGAACTATCCAATGTCGTCAAAAAATTCTGGCGGCATGGGCTCTTTTCAGATATAAAAATATTGCAGACCAAGGTGGAGGGAGACAGTGTCTGGTTGGAATTGCGTTTGACCGACCGGCCAAGGGTAAGCGATATCCGCTATATCGGCATGAAGAAGAATGAACAGGATGATATTGAGAAAAAACTAGGAGTTGTCAAGGGAAATCAAATTACCCCTCCCCAGATATCGCGTGCGGAAGTGATCATTAAAAACTTCTTCTCTGAGAAAGGGTTTGGTGATGCGGAAGTGAGAATTATGCAGCGCCCTGATCCCACCCAAAAAAATCAGGTAGTACTGGAAATTGAGGTCGACAAGAAGGAGAAACTGAAGGTCAACAGTATCAATATTACGGGGAATGAAGCACTTTCAGACCGCAAATTGAAATGGGCAATGAAGAAAACCAACGAGAAGGGAAAACTGATTAACCTCTTCCGTACCAAAAAATTTGTGGAAGACCTTTATAAGGAAGATAAGAATAACCTCATCGGGAAATATCACGAAGAGGGATACCGCGATGCGGAAATTATTCGCGACTCGGTTTACAAACACGACGAAAAAACGGTAAATATAGATATCGAACTCGAAGAAGGGCCACTCTATCATATCCGTTCCATCAACTGGGTGGGAAATACCCATTATCCTTCTTCCCAATTGGAGCAACTTCTCAATATGTCCCCCGGCGACATATATAACCAGAAGAAATTACAGGAGAGGTTGAATAGCGATGAAGATGCGGCTGTCAACCTGTACCAGAATAACGGTTACTTATTCTCCCGTATAGATCCGATAGAGATCAATATAGAGAACGATTCCGTAGATCTTGAACTTCGTGTGATAGAAGGTCCCAAAGCAATTATCAAACGGGTAATTATACAGGGTAACGACCGTCTTTATGAGGATATCATCCGCCGTGAGCTGAGGACAAAACCGGGTGCAGTATTCAGTAAGGAAGACCTCTTGCGTTCAGTACGTGAAATAGCACAAACAGGACACTTCGATCCTGAAGCGCTCTCGGCCGACATCTCAGGGGGAATTAACCCCAACATCGAAGATGGGACGGTCGACATTACCTATCCGTTGACATCTAAAGGAAACGACCAGATCGAATTTTCGGCCGGATGGGGTGTGACCGGATTGGTGGGCAAGCTCAGTTTACGCCTGAACAACTTCTCGCTGCAAAACCTGTTGAATCCTTCTATGCACAGAGGAATCATTCCTCAGGGGGAGGGACAGACTCTGGTGTTGAGTGCACAGACCAACGGTCAATATTATCAATCTTATCAGTTTCAATTTATTGAACCCTGGTTTGGAGGGAAGAGGCCCAACCACCTTTCATTCAATGTTTATTATTCGAGAATGACCGGGTTGAACGAACGGTATTACAGCCAGAACATGTACTCCAATCCCTACATGTACGGATATCCCTACGGTGGTTATGGAGGTTATGGCGGTTACGGATATGGTGGCTATGGTGGCGGTTATTACCAGGATGCAATGGAGTACAGCTATGACCCGAACCAGGTATTCAATATGGTGGGTGCTTCCCTGGGATATGGAAAACGGCTTGAATGGCCGGACGATTATTTCCAGTTTATGGCGGAATTAGGGTACCAGCTTTACGCACTGAAAAACTGGAGATACAACTATTTCCCGTTCCAGACAGGAAACAGTAATAGTATAACACTGGGATTAACGCTTTCGCGTACCTCTACCGACAGCCCTATCTATACACGTGTTGGTTCCCAATTCACTTTAAATGTCAGTGCTACGCCTCCTTTCTCATTGTGGGATGGCAATGACTACACCAAGATGTCTGACTCCGATCCGGTAAAATACAGATGGAACGAGTATCATAAATGGAAATTGAAAGTGCGTACTTTCACTCCACTGACCCCCCTGACAGTTAAAAGAACACCGGTAATGGCCACCAGGGTCGAGTTCGGAATATTGGGGCACTATAACAAAAACAAGCAGACTCCATTTGAAACATTCGATGTGGGAGGTGATGGAATGACGGGTTATACCACTACCTTCGCTACCGAGAATATAGCATTGCGTGGATATGAAAATAACTCAATTGCCCAGCAGGCACGTGCTTATACACGTCTCGGCCTGGAATTACGCTATCCGTTTATCCTGGAACCCAATTCCACTATCTACGGGATAGCATTCCTCGAAGCGGGAAATGCATGGTGGCAAGTGAAAGATATCAATCCTTTCGACCTAAAACGTTCTGCCGGCGTAGGAGCACGTATTTTCCTTCCGATGATCGGCTTGATGGGGATTGACTGGGCATATGGATTTGATACGGTATACGGTCGGGGTTCAAGAGAGAGAGGAGGGAGCCAGTTCCACTTTATTATCGGGCAGGAATTTTAA
- a CDS encoding isoprenyl transferase yields the protein MSLIDKIDKNRLPAHIAIIMDGNGRWAKARGLERGEGHREGVNAIKRVVEAASKASIQYLTLYAFSTENWSRPTEEVKGLMDLMVYAISRETADLKRNGVRIRTIGDMNRLPGYARTALEECIRETAEGTGVTLVLALSYSSKWELTTAAGRIAADVVKGVLPEGDIDEETFAGYLTTRGIPDPDLLIRTGGEQRISNFLLWQCAYAEFYFTDTFWPDFGEDALYEAIIGYQGRERRFGKTSEQIESAQ from the coding sequence ATGTCGTTGATTGACAAGATAGACAAAAACCGCCTGCCTGCCCATATCGCCATTATTATGGATGGCAACGGTCGATGGGCAAAAGCCAGAGGACTGGAGCGGGGAGAAGGACATAGAGAAGGGGTGAATGCAATAAAAAGAGTGGTGGAGGCCGCATCGAAAGCGTCGATACAGTACCTTACACTCTATGCATTCTCCACAGAAAACTGGAGTCGTCCCACCGAAGAGGTAAAGGGATTGATGGATTTGATGGTATATGCCATTTCAAGGGAAACTGCCGACCTTAAGAGGAACGGAGTCAGGATCCGCACGATCGGAGATATGAACCGCCTTCCCGGGTATGCCCGTACTGCATTGGAAGAATGTATCCGGGAAACAGCGGAAGGGACAGGAGTTACTTTAGTGCTTGCGCTTAGTTACTCATCGAAATGGGAATTAACCACAGCAGCCGGGAGGATCGCCGCAGATGTAGTAAAAGGAGTTTTACCGGAAGGAGATATTGATGAAGAGACCTTTGCAGGTTATCTTACTACCCGGGGTATTCCCGATCCCGACCTGCTGATACGGACCGGGGGCGAACAGCGGATAAGCAATTTCCTGTTATGGCAATGTGCTTATGCAGAATTTTATTTTACCGATACTTTCTGGCCCGATTTTGGTGAGGATGCCTTGTACGAAGCAATCATCGGATACCAGGGACGGGAAAGGAGATTCGGAAAGACCAGTGAGCAAATAGAGAGTGCACAATAA
- the porG gene encoding type IX secretion system protein PorG has product MKIERSVGVSLFVMSLFIMIPTADIRAQEYKYEIGGAAGTSFYMGDANKTQFYLHPGLSGGFLFRYNPNFLWSIKTGIFIANVSGKSDDSGNAFPYAQQASFQRTLAELGTQVEFNFFPYSDKYAYLGTRPYTPYLFTGAGVTYAEGNKKFIGANIPVGMGFKYKLKNRMNIGIEFSMRKLFGDDFDVTEKTTGWNLDNPFSIEGSFLKNKDWYSFTMIFLTWEFSMREDPCHGN; this is encoded by the coding sequence ATGAAAATTGAAAGATCTGTCGGTGTCTCACTTTTTGTGATGAGTCTCTTTATAATGATACCCACCGCGGATATCCGTGCCCAGGAATATAAGTACGAAATTGGTGGCGCTGCGGGCACCTCATTTTATATGGGTGATGCTAACAAAACCCAATTCTATCTTCACCCCGGATTAAGTGGAGGTTTTTTGTTTCGATACAACCCTAATTTTCTCTGGAGCATCAAAACCGGTATATTTATAGCCAACGTTTCAGGGAAAAGTGATGATTCGGGCAATGCTTTTCCGTATGCACAGCAGGCCTCGTTTCAACGTACGCTGGCCGAGTTGGGTACACAGGTAGAGTTTAATTTTTTTCCGTATAGCGATAAGTATGCTTATCTCGGAACAAGGCCCTACACTCCTTACCTGTTTACAGGAGCGGGTGTCACCTATGCGGAGGGAAATAAAAAATTTATAGGTGCAAATATCCCTGTTGGAATGGGATTTAAGTATAAATTAAAAAACAGAATGAATATCGGCATTGAGTTTTCGATGCGAAAACTGTTTGGTGACGATTTCGATGTTACTGAGAAAACCACCGGATGGAATCTGGACAATCCTTTCAGCATTGAAGGCAGTTTCCTTAAAAACAAGGACTGGTACTCATTCACAATGATTTTTTTGACTTGGGAATTCAGTATGCGTGAAGATCCTTGTCATGGGAATTAA
- a CDS encoding DUF6242 domain-containing protein: protein MISKYFLGASVLIANLLLFTSCLNSSDNNMEYPTDPQIYAISIASKTDTTNLLPGVVFTIDQVNGKLYNREPLPYGFHVDSAMLKLTGSTSLAFSMIELTLDPDSTYAWNASDSIAIPRLRKIKTTAPDGVTSKNYDFQLNIYQEDPYILIWEKIAGNYLGSSVESQTTIIYNNRFYTYYRSGEEIKADSTAISDTPKWGKVDLSGIPHTLRLSSFITSGNLIYALDAATGAVYQSPDGSDWSAVQTEYEVKALYGELPFADPGNILLAVTHDEKVKFARTNNGFSNIVLMNDLPDNMPITDFSAMKVESRTSYASKFIFLSGGNTSDNAFSNNIWILQEDGDVIKYISSKRPEEVNLKGSSLFFYDDKPYLIARSSDGKNILMYSDNYGVDWIKAEENQSLPADFTARTNTSVITDADNNIWIFGGISSSNTQLVDIWKGRLNKFALN from the coding sequence ATGATATCTAAATATTTCCTCGGGGCATCGGTACTTATCGCGAACTTATTGTTGTTTACCTCCTGTCTTAATTCATCCGACAACAATATGGAGTATCCTACTGATCCGCAAATATATGCTATCTCCATTGCCTCTAAGACCGATACCACTAACCTGTTACCCGGAGTGGTTTTTACAATTGACCAGGTAAATGGGAAATTATACAACAGGGAACCGCTTCCCTACGGTTTTCACGTGGATAGCGCCATGCTAAAGCTTACCGGTTCAACCAGTTTAGCTTTTTCAATGATAGAGTTAACCCTCGATCCTGACAGTACATATGCATGGAACGCATCGGATTCAATTGCCATCCCCAGATTACGCAAAATCAAGACTACGGCTCCTGATGGTGTCACATCAAAAAATTATGATTTTCAACTGAACATATATCAGGAAGATCCATATATCCTCATTTGGGAAAAAATTGCAGGAAACTACCTTGGTTCATCGGTAGAAAGTCAAACAACAATCATCTACAACAACCGGTTTTACACCTATTACCGATCGGGAGAGGAGATTAAGGCCGATTCAACAGCCATTTCCGATACCCCAAAATGGGGAAAAGTCGACCTTTCCGGTATCCCCCACACTCTTCGCCTTTCATCATTTATTACATCCGGAAATCTTATCTATGCGCTTGATGCAGCTACAGGTGCGGTTTATCAATCTCCTGACGGTTCCGACTGGAGTGCGGTGCAAACAGAATATGAAGTGAAAGCGCTTTATGGCGAACTGCCATTTGCTGATCCAGGTAATATTTTGCTGGCGGTAACTCACGATGAAAAGGTCAAGTTTGCCCGGACGAATAACGGTTTTTCGAATATTGTCCTGATGAATGATTTGCCCGACAATATGCCGATAACAGATTTTTCAGCAATGAAGGTTGAGAGCCGTACCTCCTATGCCAGCAAATTCATCTTTCTGTCAGGGGGAAACACCTCTGACAATGCTTTCAGTAACAATATCTGGATCCTGCAGGAAGACGGGGATGTTATTAAATATATTTCGTCAAAAAGACCGGAAGAGGTTAATTTAAAGGGGAGTAGTCTGTTTTTCTATGACGACAAGCCTTATCTGATAGCAAGATCATCGGACGGGAAAAATATATTGATGTATTCTGACAATTATGGTGTAGATTGGATCAAGGCAGAAGAGAATCAATCTTTACCGGCAGATTTTACAGCAAGAACGAATACCTCAGTAATTACCGATGCTGATAATAATATATGGATATTCGGCGGAATATCTTCATCCAACACCCAATTGGTGGATATATGGAAAGGCAGACTCAATAAGTTTGCCCTGAATTGA
- the ribD gene encoding bifunctional diaminohydroxyphosphoribosylaminopyrimidine deaminase/5-amino-6-(5-phosphoribosylamino)uracil reductase RibD — protein sequence MELNPLFMERCLQLARNGEGFTKPNPLVGAVVVHNGKIIGEGFHRQYGEAHAEVNAIASVEDSTLLRESTLYVSLEPCAHHGKTPPCAELIINREIPRVVVATGDPNPKVSGKGIAMMRESGIEVTLGMLEKEARELNRIFFVNQLYNRPYIILKWAQSSDGFMDYIRKPGDGKSPVIISNTMTHTIVHKFRTQVQGIMVGTNTALLDNPQLTARKWFGDDPVRVVIDRENKIPADASLFDGTVPTIVFTASLPSATAKKEYVKYIEIDFTGNICKQISDRLYDEKIYSLLIEGGAQLLASFIEKEMWDEAYVEIAEKELQSGVEAPAIQGDAASFRKYPGSVQFHLKSKITRNFH from the coding sequence ATGGAATTAAATCCGCTGTTTATGGAGAGATGCCTTCAACTTGCCCGCAATGGTGAAGGCTTCACAAAGCCGAACCCTTTGGTAGGTGCTGTAGTGGTGCATAACGGCAAAATTATCGGGGAGGGATTTCATCGGCAATATGGAGAGGCACATGCGGAGGTAAATGCTATTGCTTCCGTAGAAGACAGTACGTTACTCCGGGAATCAACTCTCTATGTCTCTCTCGAACCCTGTGCACATCATGGTAAAACCCCTCCCTGTGCAGAGTTGATCATTAACAGGGAAATTCCACGTGTGGTAGTGGCTACCGGTGACCCCAACCCGAAAGTTTCCGGAAAAGGCATTGCAATGATGCGGGAGAGTGGCATTGAAGTAACGCTGGGAATGCTGGAGAAAGAGGCTCGTGAACTGAACCGGATTTTCTTTGTCAATCAACTCTATAACAGGCCTTACATAATCTTAAAATGGGCACAAAGCAGCGATGGTTTCATGGATTATATTCGTAAGCCGGGTGACGGTAAGAGTCCGGTTATTATATCCAATACTATGACACACACTATTGTGCATAAATTCCGTACACAGGTACAAGGAATCATGGTAGGAACAAATACTGCTCTCCTGGACAATCCGCAGTTGACAGCAAGAAAATGGTTTGGTGATGACCCTGTAAGAGTGGTTATCGACAGGGAAAATAAAATTCCTGCTGATGCGTCACTTTTTGACGGAACGGTGCCTACTATCGTTTTCACGGCATCCCTCCCTTCCGCTACAGCAAAAAAGGAATATGTAAAGTATATCGAAATAGACTTCACGGGAAATATCTGTAAGCAGATATCAGACCGGTTATACGATGAAAAAATATACTCTCTGTTGATAGAGGGGGGAGCTCAATTGTTAGCCTCTTTCATTGAAAAAGAGATGTGGGACGAGGCCTATGTAGAGATAGCCGAAAAGGAGCTCCAATCGGGTGTGGAAGCACCGGCCATACAGGGAGATGCAGCCTCCTTCAGAAAGTATCCGGGTTCGGTTCAATTTCATTTAAAGAGTAAAATAACTCGAAATTTTCATTAA